In bacterium, the following are encoded in one genomic region:
- a CDS encoding carboxyl transferase domain-containing protein — translation MPPLESQIDTQSAEFAANRAHHEGLARTLAERLAKVRAGGGERAQRRQREQGKKTARERIDLLLDPASPFLETAPLAAWNMYGGEAPSAGLVTGIGRVRGTECMLVANDATVKGGTYYPITIKKHLRAQQIALENHLPCVYLVDSGGAFLPLQAEVFPDREHFGRIFYNQAQLSARGIPQIAAVMGSCTAGGAYVPAMADEAVIVRGTGTVFLGGPPLVKAATGEEVTAEELGGADVHARRSGVVDYYAEDDAHAIRTLREIIGSLNRVKRIDVDVAPAVEPRYDPSEIYGILPQDLRRQFDAREIIARVADGSQFQEFKALYGTTLITGFARIHGFPVGIIANNGVLFVESAEKGAHFIELCGQRRIPLIFLQNITGFIVGRQYEAAGIARAGAKMVHAVATAGVPRFTIIIGGSFGAGNYAMCGRAYDPRFLWMWPNARISVMGGEQAATVLLTVKRDQLQREGKELSPEEEDALVAPILAKYEEEGSAYYSTARLWDDGIIDPAETRTVLALALSAALNAPIEGMRPGVFRM, via the coding sequence ATGCCACCCCTCGAATCTCAGATTGACACGCAGTCCGCAGAATTTGCCGCCAACCGCGCGCACCACGAAGGCCTCGCCCGCACTCTCGCTGAGCGGCTCGCCAAGGTGCGGGCGGGCGGGGGCGAGCGCGCACAGCGGCGGCAGCGCGAGCAAGGCAAGAAGACGGCGCGGGAACGAATCGATCTGCTGCTCGACCCGGCGTCGCCGTTCTTGGAGACCGCTCCGCTCGCCGCGTGGAACATGTACGGCGGTGAAGCCCCATCGGCCGGGCTCGTCACGGGTATCGGACGGGTCCGCGGCACTGAGTGCATGCTCGTGGCCAACGATGCCACCGTCAAAGGCGGGACGTACTATCCCATCACGATAAAGAAACACCTCCGCGCGCAGCAGATCGCCCTCGAGAATCACCTCCCCTGCGTGTATCTCGTGGATTCGGGAGGTGCGTTTCTCCCGCTGCAGGCGGAGGTGTTCCCCGACCGGGAGCACTTTGGTCGAATCTTCTACAATCAGGCGCAGCTCTCCGCCCGAGGCATTCCCCAGATCGCGGCGGTGATGGGATCCTGCACGGCAGGGGGGGCCTATGTGCCGGCGATGGCCGACGAAGCGGTGATCGTCCGCGGAACCGGGACGGTGTTCCTGGGGGGACCGCCGCTTGTGAAAGCGGCGACGGGAGAAGAGGTCACGGCGGAGGAGTTGGGCGGAGCCGATGTCCATGCCCGCCGCAGCGGGGTCGTCGATTACTACGCCGAGGACGACGCACACGCCATCCGGACCCTGAGGGAGATCATCGGTTCGCTCAACCGGGTCAAGCGCATCGATGTCGACGTCGCCCCTGCGGTGGAACCCCGATACGATCCCAGCGAGATCTACGGCATCCTCCCACAGGACCTTCGGCGCCAGTTCGACGCGCGCGAGATCATTGCCCGGGTGGCGGACGGCAGCCAGTTTCAGGAGTTCAAAGCCCTCTACGGAACGACGCTCATCACCGGGTTTGCCCGCATCCACGGGTTCCCCGTGGGCATCATCGCCAACAACGGGGTGCTGTTCGTGGAAAGCGCAGAGAAGGGCGCCCACTTCATCGAATTGTGCGGCCAGCGCCGCATTCCGCTGATCTTCCTGCAGAACATCACCGGGTTTATCGTCGGCCGTCAGTATGAGGCCGCGGGAATCGCGAGGGCCGGGGCCAAGATGGTGCATGCGGTCGCAACCGCCGGCGTCCCTCGCTTCACCATCATCATCGGCGGATCGTTCGGTGCCGGAAACTACGCGATGTGCGGCCGGGCCTACGACCCCCGCTTCCTCTGGATGTGGCCCAACGCGCGGATCTCGGTGATGGGCGGCGAGCAAGCCGCCACCGTGCTCCTCACAGTCAAACGCGATCAACTGCAGCGAGAGGGGAAGGAGCTGTCTCCGGAGGAGGAGGACGCGCTCGTTGCGCCCATCCTCGCAAAGTACGAGGAGGAGGGCAGCGCCTACTACAGTACGGCGCGGCTGTGGGACGACGGAATCATCGATCCCGCTGAGACGCGAACGGTCCTCGCCTTGGCCCTTTCCGCGGCGCTCAACGCGCCTATCGAAGGCATGCGGCCGGGCGTTTTCCGGATGTAA